The segment TCGTCTTCAAGCGCGAAACTGCTGAGACGCCCCAGGCGTTTCGTCGGCGGCACCGCTATGCGGCCCGGCGAAATTGAAGATCGGCCGTCGCAGGCCGGTCGCCGTCGTTAGCGTCACACGTGATGCGAATCGCGGCCGATGGGCACGAGCGTACCGTCGATGCTCAGCTTCCCATTCTTGCCACCGTCGTAAGTTCGGTACAGCGCGTACCAGTCAGTGAGAACCAATGGCTCGGGTCGCGCGCGGAAGGCGGCGTCGTGATGGTCGCTACCATCGGGTGTACCGATAGGGATTATCCGCGATGAACCAGCGTTCGTAGTTTGACTTCCAGCCAGCCTCGTCGGTCGATTCATCGACTTGGTCAGAGAGGTAATCGGCGTGGTACAGGCCGGGGTCGGCCGCCATGGATCGAAGGAGGATCGCGCTGGCGGCGCCGCACATGCCGCCGTGGATGCCTTCGTCCCAGTTGCGGACGACGATCACGTTCTTGCCCGGCTTCAGCAGGTGGCCCGGCACCTTGTGCCCGCGGGGGAAGAGCCAGCTCTTGCTCGAGCCGATGCTGGTGCCGTTCACGAACGTCTCCTCGGTCTCGTCGACGCGGCCGACGGACAGGAACATATCTTGTCCCGCCATGTAATCGGGCAGATCGATCACCTTGCGGAAGAGCGTCTCGCCATCGGTCCACTTCCATTTCGGGCCGTAGCTTTCGCGATAGGCTGGAACTGACACCCGTTGCCAACCGTCGGTTGACGTGTCGTCGTTGGCTGATTTCGCTATCAACAACTTGGCACGGTCGCTGATGGGTTGGACCGAGTGCCACTGGCGGTACAGGCTTTCGGGCAGCACAACCGTCTGCTGCGCGTCCCACTCGCCGGCGAGCGCATAACCCTGTTGCGGCCGTTGCAGTAGCGCGACAAACTTGGCGTCTTGGGCGAACGTGGCGCCCAAGTTGGCCAGCAGTTGCGACAGCGCTCGCGTCTGGCGCCAGCGCGTGAAACGGAAGTAGTGCTTCTCGTCAGCGGGGAGGTAGGTCGGGTCGACCTGCGCGTAGATCGCGACGCCGCCCTTGGCTCCCGGTTGACGGGCGAGCATACCGTCAGCGGCGATCTCGATGCCTTCAGGCGCGGCGATGATCGGTCGACCATCGTGCACGGTCTTCCAGTGCAGATCGGCGGGGCTGATGCCGGCCGCCTCGGGCCAGGTGGGGACGGTGATCGAACCCTGGTAGTCGTTCGTCGCCTCGATCGTCATGCCCGGCGGCGCGTTGTCGGCATCACGCGGCAGAACCAGCGCCTTGCCGCCGTTGTTGATGAAGGCCTTCAACCCAGAGAGATCTGCCCCCTCGCCCAGCACGTTCAACCCGGCGGCCGAATCGATCGCGTCGGCCTTGTCGTATCGAACGCCAAGATCGTCCAGGAGGTTCGCGCCGGCGTCGTTGCCGACGTAGACGACGCGATCGGCCTTGGGCGCGATCGCGCCGGCGCGCACGTGTTCCATCACCTGGTGCGCCAGCTTGTTCGCTGCGGCATCGGAACCGTTCGCACGCGCTTCCAGGTCGAGCGTGCAAAGCGTGATGCGGCCACGGCCGTAGTCCATCTCGATTAACGGCGTGTAGGCGAGGTCGAACTCGCACTCGAGGATCGGCCGGAAGCTGCCGTGGTGCGGCTTCTCGATCGGGGTGCTGCTCACGCTGCCGCGGTTGCCCCAGCGCCAACCGTAGGAATCAAGCCATTCGGTGCCAGGCCGGTGCGGGTAACCGTTGACGAGCGTGCCCTCGCCGGCCCAGTCGCGTAGATCGTCGTTCTCCAAACCAGCCGTCACGGGGTGGTCAGCGTTCACTTTGAAGACGCGGCGCGACACGTGGGGCGCCGTGCGCAGCCCCAGCGACAGGCGCGTCCAATCGTTGTCCTGCCCGAACACGATCAACCGGCCACCGGCCTTCACGAACTGGTCAAGATCGCCCGGCGGCACGTTGCGGTTCGAAAGCGTGTGACGACCAATGACCGCGACGTCGCCCTCAGGCTGGCCTGTCGTCCAGGGCACTACTTCATAACCCAAATCGGTCAGGAGCTTGGTCGTGTCACCCGCCGGATCGAACACGGCCAACCTGCCCGACGCCTTCGGCTGTGGCGCGAAGACAGTGAACGGGAACGAGTCGGTGTGCTTGGCGTCGCTAATCGTCGCGTTCAGCGTGATCGTGCCAGCCGAACGCGCATCGGCGATAATCGGAACGTCGAACTCGACCGGCAGAAACAGCTTCTCACCCACCACCAGCTCGCCGGCCTTCTCGCCGACGGCCACTTGCTTGTCGTCGATCGTAACCGTCCATGTCGCGTTGTAATTCGACGGCGTGCGGGCGTCGTTGATCAGCACGATTTGCTTGGCCACGCGTTGGCCCGGCGCGAAGTTGTGGTCCTTCCGCGTGAAGTTTGGCACCTCGGGATCGGTCGGCGTGCCAGCGCCGGTCTCACCGGGTGGGCCGGCGATCCAGGCGAGCGTGTCGTTGTTGTTGGCCGGCAGTTCCGGGTACGCGTTGGGATCGGTCTGGTGCCAGGGAATGCCCATGCCGCTCACGCCCATCGTGCGCCAGCTGCGCCACGTGTTGCGGTAGAACAGGTTCTGGAGCTTCTTGAAGGACTCGCTCTTGGTCAGAATCTGGTCGTAACCGTTGTGGCGCAAGTGAGGGTCGTACTCGCTACGGTGGTTGTCGCTGCCGCGATAGCGCTCGAGGAAGATCTTGCGCATCTCGGTCGGTTCCAATTGGTATGCCTCGTGGCCGAGGTAGACGGCCATCCACTCGGTCAGACTTGGCTCGGAATGGCCCTGTGGCGTGTAGCCGTCCTTGTCGCGGTTCAGGCTGGAATAGAGCGGCGTGCCGAACTCGATCGCGATGAACGGCATCTTGCCGTGCTTGGCCCAGTGCGCCATCCACTCCTCGCGCTCCTGCAGCGGAATGAAGTTCAAGTAGAAGTTGGACGTGTAGACCTCGCCCGCATCGGCGCCGTGATGGGCGTAGATCGGCCGGATGGGGTCGAGCTCCTTCGCCATTGCAATCGCCTGCAGCGCGTTGTCGCGGCGGCGTTCCCACTCCTGGTGATTGCTGACGTTCGGCTGGCCCAGCAGGCGCGGCTCGCCGTCGCCGGTCCACTGGAAGACGTTGGAACTGTGCGCCCACATCACCACCGATGGGTTGTTGCGCCAGCGGCGCAGGTCAATTTCCATCAGCCGGCGGTACTCGGCGCGGGCCTCGGGCGACTCCCATTTTTTGATGTCCGACGCCCAGTCGCCCATGTGCATCAGCTTGGCGGCGATCGGCATGCCGACGCGGTCGGCCTCGTCGATCGCGCGGTCGTCGTACCCCGCCCCACTTCCACGGCGGCCGCGGTCGTCGGGCCAGAGTTCGGCGAAGTTGTACCCCGCGCGCAACATGCCGGCAGGCATCGAACCGTACTGCAGGTTGTTCGGCCGCAGGTTGTAGAGCGTCCCGTTCAGGTAGAAGTCGCGCCCGTCGATCCAGAACTCGCGGAAGCCGAACGCCTGCACGTACTCGTCCGTCACCGGCGCGCCGGTGAGCGAAAGCTTCATCGTATAGCGGTTGGGCTGACGGTAGTCCCACAGGCGCGGGTCGGCCCAGGGCCAGGACACCGTCACGGTCTGCCGCGGGGCCGCCTGTACGTTCGCGGTCGTCTCGAAGGTCTTTTCGACCTTGCCGGATTCGTCCAGCATGGTGGCGATGAACGTCACCGGCCCGGCGGTGGTGACGTCGGTCAGCTCCACGTCAACGTCGACCTTGTCCAGCCGCGTGCTCGGGCGCACGTAGACGTCGGCGACGTGCCCACCGCGCGGCCGGCTGAGCAATTTGACGCCGTCACCGATCAACCCGCGGTTGTCGAGCTTGGCGGCGGCCTTGGGTTCGTTCAGATAGCCCATGTACGACACGACCTCGGTCTTGTCGTCCACCGCCAGCACGCGGATGCGCAGCGTCTGCTCGACGCCCGGCTCGATCGCCGGCGTCAGATCGACCTGACCGGCCGGCCACGTCACCTGACCCATCTCCTGGCCATCCAGGTACACCACCGCATCGGTACTGACGCGGTCGAGATCGAGCACCACGGCCCGGCCGTCCCAGTTGGCCGGGATGTTGATCGGCCGTTCGTACCAGGCCTGCGCGACCTCGCTTCCCTTGAACAGCAGCCAGCTCTTGCCGATGCCGCGCTGCACGACGGCGTCGCCGTTCCACGCGCCCGGCACCTTGGCGTACCCGAACCCCTTCGGCTCCTTCAGCGTCACCCCGCTGGCGGGCACGAACTTCCAGAGGCCGTTCAGCGAGATCTCACTCCTGAACGCGCCGATGTCGACCGCGGGCTTCTGGGCGAAATCGCTGGCCAACTCGGGCGACAGCGTCGCGTCGACCAGGCGCAGTTCCGTCGAGGGCACGATGGTCAGGTTGTCGATGTAGATCGTTCCGGCCGACCAGAACAGCCCCACCTGCACCCGGGCCGCGACGGCACCATCGGGCACGCCGACGCTTGTGGTGAACGCGTTCCAATCGCGCGGGTGTTGAAGGAAGTACCCGCCACCCTCGGTCAGCTCCTTGCCATCGGCCCCGATGAAAGCCACGTGCAGGCCGGCCTGCCGCCAGCGCATCGGCTGGGGCGAGCGGATCTCCGGCCCCAGCTTCATCGATTCCGGCTTCATCTTGAACGCGATCGCCAGTTCCTGCCAATCCGAATCGACGGCGAACGTCGTCGTCGCCAGCGTGTCGGAGTCCCACTTGTCGCTGAAGATCTTCAACACCTTGCCCGCTGGCGACGCGGGCACGTCCGGCCCCTGGCTGTCGGGGTGACGGTCGGTCTGCACACGCGTCGACTGCACCGCCGGCACGATCGACACGCCGCTGGGACCTTCCCAGCCGTTCGGCACACCATTGGCACCGGCACCTTCGAACTGGCCGATCGGGAAGCCGTCCTTGAACGGCGCTACCTTGCTTCTCACGTGATCCAAACGGCTCGCGTGCGCTTCAACCGAGACGTCATCCAAATCGAGCGTGCCAGCCGTCAGCCAGAGGCCGGGCTGCAGCACGAGTTGCGTCGCGCCAGCGGGCACGTCCAACTCGACGGTCTTCTGCGTCCAGTCAGCATCGGTCCGCTGGGCCGGCATGTTCGGGTAATCGCCCACCTGGTTGCCGGCATCGTCGGCGAAGCGCATCGCGATGCGCGGCTCGTGCCAACCCTCGGCGCCCAGCTTGATGCCCTCCGTACGCATGCGTGCCGAGACGATGACGAACCTCATGCCCGCCGGCAGCGGAAACGACCGCTCCATGCCGGCCACCTTGGTGATGTCGTCGTTGGTGAAGCGCACGAACCGATTGCCGTTTTCGACGATCGACGCCGACTTGTCCGGCGACATAAAATTCGGGAACGCCCAGCCCGGCGCCTTGTCCTTATCGGTGGCCTGATTGAAGCTCGATTCGCTGGCGGAAGTGGGGGCGCTCAGCCCGTAACTTGGCGCAAGCACAACGGTGGCAAGCAGGGCCAGTCGAGCGAGGAATCGCTGTTGGGGTGAATCCATGGTGGGTCTCTTTGTTGTTGGTCGGATTGCCGGTCGCAGGCTCGTCGCCGTGTATAGGATTTCCATAGGGCATGCTCCCCTGCGGACTGGCTCTCCGCCCAATCCCGGGCACGATCTTCGACGGCGGCTGGAAGATGCACGGAGGCGGATCCCCGCCGAAAGATCGTCAGGCGGACCATTGAAGTTGTCTGATTAGTCGTTTGGGTCTCGCGTCCACTTCCGCTTGCCGGACAGCCCGAAGTTACTGGGATTCGTCAACCCGTTTACCTGATTGCCGTCGTTGCGGTCGATCGTGTCGATCGGTTCCTGCGATTCGACGTGCCCATCAGCAAACAGGTAATTCCATCGCTTGTTGGGATGCGCGAAGTAGCCGTGCGCGTACTGGCTACCGTCGTCCCTGCTCTTCTGCCTGGCTGCCCGGTCGCACGAGACGGCCGAACTGCTCCCCACGCGGTTGTCGCTCGAGTGCTTCTCGACGAGCATGATGACCTCAGCCGAGTTGCGGATCCGCGACAACTTTGGCGGGCTGGTGATGGCGTACGGACTTGCCGCCGATCCGGTGCCGCTGTTCATCGTGGTCCCCGCGGCGATGCCACTTGGGTTACTGGCGGCGTTCACATTCCCACCGTTGGTGTAAAGTCGCTTTCCCACATCGTCCGCCATCGCGTACGAACGCGGGTTGTTCGTCCGCGCGATGCCGTCGGCCGGGCACGCGTAAACTTTGGCTGTGGGCGTGACGCCCGATCCACCGATGTTCGCGCCAACTCGATAGTCTTCAGGCTTGCCCTTGCCGCCCAGGTAGCGGTCGATCAGCGCGTCCCACTTTACGTAGCCGTAGCTGGGCTGGGGCAGCGAGAAGAGATGGCGGTTGTCATCGGTCATCGCCGGGGTTACCGAATCGCCGTTGGCGTTCGCATACATGCGCATTGCGAAGCCGATCTGGCGCATGTTCGAGGCGCATGCGACGACGTTTGCCGCCGCCCGGGCCTTGTTCAGCGCCGGCAGCAGCATGCTGATCAGTAGCGCGATGATGCCGATGACGACCAGAAGCTCAACGAGCGTGAATCCGCGTTGGTTTCGCATGACGGGCTCTCCAGGCTCTTGTTCCGCCGACACCCGATCACGGGCGGCCGATGGACCGGACGTGCGCGCCTCGTTGAAGGGGCGCACGTTGTGAAGCGGTCAACTGCGCTACGACCGACGCTGGCGACGCGCCAGCAGCCCGGCGCCCACCATGGCGACGATGGCCAACGATGCGGGCTCGGGGACGGCGGCGGTGTGCGGCGTGACGTCCGCGTAGGTCAGGCCGACGCGGTACTCGTCGGTCAGCGACGACTTGCCGCCGTCCTGCCGCGGGTTGAATCGTTCGAGGCCGGTTGCCCCGAACTGGTAGGTCTTGCTCGCCTGTGGCGTGCCCAGCGCTGCCACGATCTGGGCGTCGGCGCCGGAAAGGTCCAGGCTCGGGTTCATCCAGAGCTCCAGCTTGCCCAGCACCAGGTCCAGTCGGTACAGGAAGAAGTTGGCGTTACGACCGTCGACGCCCGTGTCGGCAGGCGAGCCGCCGAACATCTTGATGTTGCTGCTACCCGAGCGATCGGTGCCTACGATGAACCTGTCGTTATTGCTGTTGACGCCGATCGCGACGACGCTTTCCCCACCGTCGGCCGTGTTCTGCTGAAGGTAGCTGAGCCACTCCACTGCCACCTGACCGTTCCCCGTCCCCGGGTTGCGATAGGGGAAGTTGGTCGTGGCGTTCTGTGCGGTCTGCGAGAGCTTGCCGCCGGAGGTGTCCAACGTGTTGCCCTGCCCATCGGTGTAGGCGAGGCTCCCGCTCACGACCGTGCCGGACCCGGACCACCCGCCTTTTCCGGCGATGGCGCCCGCGGTGTAGTCCAACCCGTCGTAGAACAGCGGCGCCGCCGACGCCGACGACGACACAAATTGCAAGGCCCCCGCTGCGACGAACAGCGGCAACGCCATAATGGTGACGCGATTCTTCATGATTTCCTCCCGAATGGATCGAACGTCCGGACACAGGGCGATGTGAAGACCCGCCGGTCCGGGCGGAAGGGTCTGGAACGTGAGTTTCGATGCGCGACACACATCATCGGTCGCGCGTGCCGCGTCTTGACGCCCGCGGTGCTGCCGTTTCAGGGTCGATCGCTAACCGGCACGGGCCCAACGGTATCTCCCTTCACGAAACAGGGGGCCACTGCCCGGGGCGGGATCGGCGTGGCCGGATCCAACAGCTTCTCCGCCAGCAGGTCGACCGCGGCCTGTCCCAGCGATTCACCTGGCAGGCGCAGGTGCGTCAGGTCGAGGATGCCCATGCTGTCGCTGTTGGACACGCAGATGATCGAGAGGTCGCGCGGAACCTCCAATCCCATCTTCCACGCGAGCGACACAAGCGACTCGGTGTCGTCCGTCGCGTAGGTGACGAACGCGGTCGGGCGGTCCGGGCGGTCCAGCAACCGCTGGAAGTATGCACGCTTGCCCGCCGACCGCAGGCAACCCGGCGCTGGGGTCAGTTCCGGCGCGATCATGAACATGCGCAGGTCCATCGGCGGCAGACCGGCGCCCTTCATGGCGGCTGCGTAGCCAGCGAATCGGTCGGCGAAGCTGTAATGGCGGAAGTGGTCGAACGTCGCGAACGCGATCCGGCGATGCCCGAGTCGCAACAGGTGCTCCGTAGCCAACTGACCCGCCGCCAGGTCGTCGGGATGCACGCAGTCGTGCGGCAGCTTTGTGTTTACCCACACCGACGGTATGCGGTACCGCTCGATCGTCTCGATCATGGCAGGGGGATAGTCGGACGTGTAGCTGATCAGCAACCCGTCGACGCTCCACTCGCGCAGGATGCGCGGCATCTCCGCTTCTGGCGCGCCGTGGGCGGGCAATTGGCCAACACTAAGGTGCAGGTCGTGATCCTGAAGCGCTCGCTGCATGCCGAACTGCACGTCGAACGGCATCGTCGCCTCGCGGACATTGCGGCTGGTCAACAAGCCCACCGCCCCGAACCGCCCGGTCTTCACCGCCCGCGCCGCGCCGTTCCGCCGATACCCTAACTCTTCCGCCGCCAGAAAAATGCGTGCCCGCGTCTGTTCGCGGTACAGGTGGGCTCGATTACCCAATACCTGCTTGACCGTCGGCTTCGACAGGCCCGTGCGCTGCGCGATCTGGTCGAGAATAGTATCCATAACGCCCGAGACATCGCTGAATTCATATCGAGATGAAGTGGGTTCCTATCGAGATGAATATGCATCAAGATTGTGGGGCCGTCAAGCAGATTGCTCAACTTTGTACAGGGGCGTATTCATCCAGCGAGAGCGCCGAACGATGGAGCCGGTCTTCGTCTGGGTGCTAACTCGGTCAAAGCTTCGAGCTGTCGGGAGCTATGCCGTGTCGGGCCGCCGTAGGCGGCCGGGTGCATGCCGCCGAGCAACCGCTCATCCTGCGAACTTCAACCCGATCACCGAGGTGATGAGCATCGCGAGGAAGAAGAGGCGCAGCGGCGTGGCGGGTTCGCCGAGGAAGACCATGCCGAGGATCACGGCACCAACCGTGCCGATCCCGACCCAGACCGCGTAGGCCGTTCCGATCGGCAGCGTGCGGGCGGCGACCGAAAGCAGGTACATGCTGGCGGCAATCCCCAGGATCGTCAGCACGCTCGGCAAGGGCTTGGTGAACACTTGCGTGTACTTCAGCCCGATCGCCCACAGGGCCTCGAAGATGCCGGCAATGACGATGAAGACCCAAGGCATGCGCTCTTCCGGTCCAGCACGGCACGCGTACCACGGCCGCTCGATGGGGATAGGCAAACGCTAGACCAACCCAAGCGCGACCATCGCGCGGGCCACCTTGAAGAAGCCGGCGACGTTGGCGCCCACCACGTAATTGCCGGGCGTGCCGTACTCGGCGGCGGTCTCGTAGCAGTTGCGGTGGATGTCGGTCATGATCTTCTGCAGGCGCTGCTCGGTGAAGTCGAACGTCCAGGCGTCGCGCGAGGCGTTCTGCTGCATCTCCAGCGCGCTCGTCGCCACGCCACCGGCGTTGGCGGCCTTGCCGGGGCCGTAGGCGATCTTTGCGTCGAGGAACATGTGCACGGCCTCGGGCGTGGTCGGCATGTTGGCCCCCTCGGCGACGGTCGTGCAACCGCTCTCCAAAAGGCGCTTGGCGTCGGCCGCGGTCAGCTCGTTCTGCGTGGCGCAGGGCAACGCGACGTCGCAGGGGATGTCCCAGATGTTGCCACCCTCGCGGTAATGCGCGTGGGCGCGCACGTCGGCATAGTCCTTGATGCGCCGCCGTTCGACCGACTTCAGTTGCTTCAGCAGGTCTAGGTCGATGCCTTCCTTGTCGTAGATCACGCCGTTGGAATCGGAACAGGCCACCACCTTGCCGCCCAGCTGGTGGACCTTCTCGATCGTGTAGATCGCGACGTTGCCTGAGCCGCTGACGATGCACGTCTTACCGTCGAGCGTCTCGTTGCGGGCCTTGAGCATCTCCTGCGTGAAGAAGACCAGGCCGTAGCCCGTGGCCTCGGTGCGCACGAGTGCGCCGCCGTAGTCCAAGCCCTTGCCGGTAAGGACGCCGGACTCGTAGCGATTGGTGATGCGCTTGTACTGCCCGAAGAGGTACCCGATCTCGCGGCCGCCCACGCCGATGTCGCCAGCGGGGACGTCGGTATACTCGCCGATGTGTCGGTACAGCTCGGTCATGAAGCTCTGACAGAAGCGCATGATCTCGCGGTCGCTGCGGCCCTTGGGGTCGAAGTCGCTGCCGCCCTTGCCCCCGCCGATCGGCATGCCGGTCAGCGCGTTCTTGAAGATCTGCTCGAACCCCAGGAACTTCACGATGCTGAGGTTCACGCTCGGGTGGAAGCGCAGCCCACCCTTGTACGGGCCCAGCGCGCTGTTGAACTCGACGCGGAACCCGCGGTTGATGTGCACCTCGCCGTTGTCGTCCTGCCACGGCACGCGGAAGATGATCTGCCGTTCCGGCTCGCAGATGCGCTCGATGATCTTCTGGTCCGCGAAGACCGGGTGCTTCGCCAGCACCGGTCCGAGCGATTCGAGCACCTCGCGGGCGGCCTGCTGGAATTCACGCTCGCCGGGGTTGCGCTTGGCGATGTTCTGTAAGATCAGTTGCGAATGTTCGTCCATGTCCATGGGCCCCTGCCACTGCTGCCGTGTCCGTACGCTGATATCGACGCGCGTCGATGCGACCGGCCTACTCTCCCCTACATCGGTGGATCAGGCAACGTCCTTTTCTGCAACGCGGGCAGAGGCGTTGGAGTGCTGCCCCAGTGACTCCCGGACCGCAAACGGGCACATCGACCTCGTCCGAACCGTGCGACCCGAATTGAACGGCCGGTTCGAAGGTTGCGGCAAGGCGGTTGTGTGCTGCATATGGGTACCCCCCGGCAGACTTACAGCTTGGTTCGTGTACATCGTCGCAGCGAGCCGAGAAGGCTTCGTCCCTGCCGGCCGAGCCAGTACGATGCTGAACGACCGGCGAGGGGCCGGCGGGTGGACGTTAACAGGAGAAGTGAGATGGCCAAGTCAGCGAAGAACACGATCTGCCTGTGGTACAACGGCGACGCCGAGGACGCGGCGCGGTTCTACGCCGCGACCTTTCCCGACTCGTCCGTCGATGCGGTGCACCGGGCCCCCGGCGACTACCCGTCGGGCAAACAAGGGGACGTGCTGACGGTCCAGTTCACCGTGCTGGGCATCCCGTGTCTCGGGCTTAACGGTGGGTCGGCGTTCAAGCACACCGAGGCGTTCTCGTTCCAGGTCGCCACCGCCGACCAGGCCGAGACCGAC is part of the Tepidisphaeraceae bacterium genome and harbors:
- a CDS encoding type II secretion system protein, coding for MRNQRGFTLVELLVVIGIIALLISMLLPALNKARAAANVVACASNMRQIGFAMRMYANANGDSVTPAMTDDNRHLFSLPQPSYGYVKWDALIDRYLGGKGKPEDYRVGANIGGSGVTPTAKVYACPADGIARTNNPRSYAMADDVGKRLYTNGGNVNAASNPSGIAAGTTMNSGTGSAASPYAITSPPKLSRIRNSAEVIMLVEKHSSDNRVGSSSAVSCDRAARQKSRDDGSQYAHGYFAHPNKRWNYLFADGHVESQEPIDTIDRNDGNQVNGLTNPSNFGLSGKRKWTRDPND
- a CDS encoding PEP-CTERM sorting domain-containing protein yields the protein MKNRVTIMALPLFVAAGALQFVSSSASAAPLFYDGLDYTAGAIAGKGGWSGSGTVVSGSLAYTDGQGNTLDTSGGKLSQTAQNATTNFPYRNPGTGNGQVAVEWLSYLQQNTADGGESVVAIGVNSNNDRFIVGTDRSGSSNIKMFGGSPADTGVDGRNANFFLYRLDLVLGKLELWMNPSLDLSGADAQIVAALGTPQASKTYQFGATGLERFNPRQDGGKSSLTDEYRVGLTYADVTPHTAAVPEPASLAIVAMVGAGLLARRQRRS
- a CDS encoding LacI family DNA-binding transcriptional regulator gives rise to the protein MDTILDQIAQRTGLSKPTVKQVLGNRAHLYREQTRARIFLAAEELGYRRNGAARAVKTGRFGAVGLLTSRNVREATMPFDVQFGMQRALQDHDLHLSVGQLPAHGAPEAEMPRILREWSVDGLLISYTSDYPPAMIETIERYRIPSVWVNTKLPHDCVHPDDLAAGQLATEHLLRLGHRRIAFATFDHFRHYSFADRFAGYAAAMKGAGLPPMDLRMFMIAPELTPAPGCLRSAGKRAYFQRLLDRPDRPTAFVTYATDDTESLVSLAWKMGLEVPRDLSIICVSNSDSMGILDLTHLRLPGESLGQAAVDLLAEKLLDPATPIPPRAVAPCFVKGDTVGPVPVSDRP
- a CDS encoding multidrug efflux SMR transporter gives rise to the protein MPWVFIVIAGIFEALWAIGLKYTQVFTKPLPSVLTILGIAASMYLLSVAARTLPIGTAYAVWVGIGTVGAVILGMVFLGEPATPLRLFFLAMLITSVIGLKFAG
- the gdhA gene encoding NADP-specific glutamate dehydrogenase — translated: MDEHSQLILQNIAKRNPGEREFQQAAREVLESLGPVLAKHPVFADQKIIERICEPERQIIFRVPWQDDNGEVHINRGFRVEFNSALGPYKGGLRFHPSVNLSIVKFLGFEQIFKNALTGMPIGGGKGGSDFDPKGRSDREIMRFCQSFMTELYRHIGEYTDVPAGDIGVGGREIGYLFGQYKRITNRYESGVLTGKGLDYGGALVRTEATGYGLVFFTQEMLKARNETLDGKTCIVSGSGNVAIYTIEKVHQLGGKVVACSDSNGVIYDKEGIDLDLLKQLKSVERRRIKDYADVRAHAHYREGGNIWDIPCDVALPCATQNELTAADAKRLLESGCTTVAEGANMPTTPEAVHMFLDAKIAYGPGKAANAGGVATSALEMQQNASRDAWTFDFTEQRLQKIMTDIHRNCYETAAEYGTPGNYVVGANVAGFFKVARAMVALGLV
- a CDS encoding VOC family protein; this translates as MAKSAKNTICLWYNGDAEDAARFYAATFPDSSVDAVHRAPGDYPSGKQGDVLTVQFTVLGIPCLGLNGGSAFKHTEAFSFQVATADQAETDRYWNAIVGNGGAESACGWCRDRWGLSWQITPIALTEAIADPDRDAAKRAFDAMMTMRKIDVGAIEAARRG